Part of the Gordonia crocea genome is shown below.
GCCTTCGTGGCCGGAGCCTCGGTGGCGGGCTTCGGGGCGGGCTCGGGCTTGGCCGGCTCCTCGTCGAGGGTCACGGCCTTGGGCTGTGCGGCCGCCGGCTGGGCCGGGGTCGCGGGGGCCGCAGCGGACGGGGTGGCGGGCGCCGGCGAAGCGCCGTTACCCGCGGCACCGTTTTGGGTCGGCTGATAGTCCTTGAGCACCTCCCGCCAGCTGGGATCGACCGAGTTCGGATCCTTCTTGTACTGCTGGTACATTTCCTCGACCAACCAGGTGTTCTGGCCGTAGTCAGATGCCGGGGTGTTCACAGCGGAACTTCGCCTCAATTCCCTTTAGTCGGGGCCCGTCGGGGTGTGGGCCCGCGCTTGTTTTCCACTTTCGCGCCGAGTCGTGACCGGCCGACACTGTGGTATCGCGATCACGCCCTCCAAGGGCATGCTACGCGCGCGGCGTCGAGCGCGTGCTCCCAGTGTCCGCACTGGCCTCCCACAGCTGGGAATATCGCCCCGGAACGCTGATGAGCTCGGCGTGAGTGCCCTGTTGGACCACCCGACCGGCCTCGATGACCGCGATCGAGTCGGCCTGCGCGGCGGTGGCCAACCGGTGGGCGACAATCACGCTGGTGCGCCGCGACGTGGTCGCGCGCGCGGCGGCCAGCACGCGTGCCTCGGTCTGTTGGTCGAGGGTCGCGGTGGCCTCGTCGAGTAACACCAGATCGGGCTCGACGAGCTCGGCCCGGGCCAGCGCGAGGAGCTGGCGCTGACCCGAGGACAACCCGCGGCCGCGTTCGCCGACCGCGTGGTTCATGGCACCGGGGAGCGAGGCGATGACGTCGAGGGCGCCGACCGCGGCGGCAGCGGCCTCGATCTGCGCGCGGGTCGCCGACGGGCGGCCGAAGGCGATGTTCTGCGCGACGGTGCCGGCGAACAGGTGGGGCTCCTGCGGGACGACGGCGAGCCGGGAGCGGTAGGCGTGCAGCGCGACGTCGCGCAGGTCCTCGTCGTCGGCCCGAACCGACCCCTCGGTGGGGTCGTAGAAGCGGGCCAACAGTTTGACCACCGTCGATTTCCCGGCCCCGGTGGACCCGACCAGGGCCAGCGACGATCCCGCCGGGATGTCGAGGTCGATCCCGGCCAGCGCCGGTACCCCGCTTCCGGGATAGCTGAAGCCGACACCGTCGAGGACCAGGTGGGCCGGGCGGGGGCCGGCGGTCGGGTGCGGGACGGGGTCGGCGTCGGCCCGCGATTCCAGTGTCGACGGTGTCGTGAGCAACTCGCGGATGCGGATCAAGCCCACCCGTGCCTGCTGGTAGCCGTCGAAAACCTGGGTGAGCTGCTGCACCGGGCCGAACAGCATTGCCAGGTAGAGGACGAAGGCGATCAGGGCGCCGGTGGACAGGGTGCCCGCGGCGATCCGGTGGGCGCCGAGCACGAGGACCGCGGCGGTGGCCAGGTCGGCGACGGCGACGATGAACGGGAAGAAGCAGGCGATGGTCCGCTGGGTGACCATCCGGGCCGCAAACCAGTCGTCGGAGTAGCGGGCGAACCGGTCGAGCGCGGCACGGGTGTGGCCGAAGCCCTGCGTGGTGGCCAGGCCGGCGATGTTCTCCTGCAGATCGGCGTTGACCACGCTGACGAGTTCGCGCGAGCGCAGGTAGGCGCGCGACGAGATGCGTCGGAAGAGCCAGGTGGCGGCGACCAGCACCGGGATGACCGGGATCAGGGCCACGGCGAGGGAGGGTTGGGTGATCGCGAGGGCGGCGGCCACCCCGACGAGGGTCAGGGCCGCGATGCCCGCCGACGTCAGGCCGGTCTGGACAAAGGTGCTCAACGCATCGATGTCGGTGGTCATCCGGGTCATGATCCGGCCGGACAGCTCGCGCTCGTAGTAGTCGAGTCCGAGGCGTTGCAGGTGGGCGAAGCTGCGCACGCGCAGGCCGAAGAGGACGCGTTCGCCGGCGCGGGTGGAGAGCAGCAGCGCCGCAATGGACAGCGCCCACCCGACGACGACGAACAGGGCACCCAGCACGACCGCGCGCACGATCGGTCCGGCGTTCCCGGACCCGGCCGCATCGACGGAGATCCGGGCGAGGGAGGGAAAGGCCAGTCCCACGAGCGTGTCGGCGGCGACGCACAAGGCGGTCAGCGTCAGCAGGACCCGCACCGGCGCCAAGGCGGTCCGCAGGGAGAAGTCGGGGGCCTCGCCGCGCAACTGTGCGACATCGGCCTTCGGGTCGGCGTCGGCCGGCGGCAGTGCGGCGACGTCGGCGAGCAGTTCGGGGGTGGCCTGGGCGGCGCCGAGGGCGCCGGACATCGCCATGCCCCCGCCCATCCCGGCGCCCACCCCGCCACCGGGGCCGCGGGGCGCACCGGTCGGGCGCCACTGCTCGTCGTCGTCGGTCTGCGGCCAGAGGTCGTCGAGCGGTTCGGCGTCGATCAGATTCGGGCCGGCGCGGTCGGGCCGCTCGTCGTCGACCGGGGAGTCGGGTAGCGGGATGGTGGCCGCCTGCGACATCAGCGTCGAGAACCGGGCGCTGCCGCGGGTCAACTCGTCGAGGGTCCCGGTCTCGACGATGCGCCCGCCGTCGAGGATCGCGACCCGGTCGGCGAGGCGCAGCGTCGACATCCGGTGCGCCAGGACGAGCATGGTGGCGCGCTGTCCGCGCAGCCGGGACAGGATGGCGGCCTCGGTGGTCGAGTCGACCGCCGAGGTCGCGTCGTCGAGGATCAGCACCCGCGGCTGCGCATAGAGCGCGCGGGCCAGGGCGAGGCGCTGCCGCTGGCCGCCCGACAGGGTCAGACCGCGTTCGCCGACGACGCTGGCGACCCCGTCGGGCAGGGCGGAGACGAATCCGTCGGCATCGGCCTCGGCGAGCACGGTGTCCAACCGCTCGCACTCCTCGTCGGTCAACTGCTCCAGGGGAGCCATCGCGACGTTGGCGGCGATGGTGTCCGAATACAAGAACGGCTCGTCGGGAACGACCGCGACGGCGGCGCGCAGGTCGTGGGCCGTCACGGCGTCGACGTCGACCCCGCGCCCGTCGGCGGTGGTGAGTTCGATCGAGCCGGCCTGCGCCCGGTAGTGGCGGATGGCGAGATCGGCCAGCGTCGACTTGCCGGTCCCGGGCCCACCGATCACCGCGACGCACTCGCCCGGCGCGACGGCCAGGTCGACCCCGCGCAGCACCGGG
Proteins encoded:
- a CDS encoding ABC transporter ATP-binding protein, whose product is MTVSDDRWLRRLVRHAAVRRGALTVTAVAVVVGVVADLAFPLLSRSALDHATGAAKAGWALSSIIAVMVAVAAVRYLSTLGRRWAAGVMAVGAQRDLRVALLDTVLHLDGAAQHTIRTGQVVSRSISDLQVVQGLLAMAPLAIGGAVQGVLTFVIMAHLSLPLTLVTLLLLPVLGVTVYRSRRRLFAATWSAQQAAADVATHVEETVTGVRVVKGFGQEDRMVDRLVGLGRTLYARRVRAAHVEARYAPFIAALPQAATVAVIGLGAALVLRGSITAGTFLAFAAYVTALMAITRMLSNVVISAQLAHASAQRVFSVIDHPRETDPADPRPIPDGDLGLRFADTAFGYPHAADTPVLRGVDLAVAPGECVAVIGGPGTGKSTLADLAIRHYRAQAGSIELTTADGRGVDVDAVTAHDLRAAVAVVPDEPFLYSDTIAANVAMAPLEQLTDEECERLDTVLAEADADGFVSALPDGVASVVGERGLTLSGGQRQRLALARALYAQPRVLILDDATSAVDSTTEAAILSRLRGQRATMLVLAHRMSTLRLADRVAILDGGRIVETGTLDELTRGSARFSTLMSQAATIPLPDSPVDDERPDRAGPNLIDAEPLDDLWPQTDDDEQWRPTGAPRGPGGGVGAGMGGGMAMSGALGAAQATPELLADVAALPPADADPKADVAQLRGEAPDFSLRTALAPVRVLLTLTALCVAADTLVGLAFPSLARISVDAAGSGNAGPIVRAVVLGALFVVVGWALSIAALLLSTRAGERVLFGLRVRSFAHLQRLGLDYYERELSGRIMTRMTTDIDALSTFVQTGLTSAGIAALTLVGVAAALAITQPSLAVALIPVIPVLVAATWLFRRISSRAYLRSRELVSVVNADLQENIAGLATTQGFGHTRAALDRFARYSDDWFAARMVTQRTIACFFPFIVAVADLATAAVLVLGAHRIAAGTLSTGALIAFVLYLAMLFGPVQQLTQVFDGYQQARVGLIRIRELLTTPSTLESRADADPVPHPTAGPRPAHLVLDGVGFSYPGSGVPALAGIDLDIPAGSSLALVGSTGAGKSTVVKLLARFYDPTEGSVRADDEDLRDVALHAYRSRLAVVPQEPHLFAGTVAQNIAFGRPSATRAQIEAAAAAVGALDVIASLPGAMNHAVGERGRGLSSGQRQLLALARAELVEPDLVLLDEATATLDQQTEARVLAAARATTSRRTSVIVAHRLATAAQADSIAVIEAGRVVQQGTHAELISVPGRYSQLWEASADTGSTRSTPRA